Proteins encoded in a region of the Magallana gigas chromosome 8, xbMagGiga1.1, whole genome shotgun sequence genome:
- the LOC136271103 gene encoding uncharacterized protein, whose protein sequence is MAASDSKHELQSAREHIPTCEKHNFTIIDITCEDCDEFICSQCAKTDHKDHDWKTIPTAGSLRRRELKKTLCKIKEKDVKTMDEKIQMATKLMENNQKCCDSEISKLQKHYDAIVSKLDEIKKNFETKLRENLKTKNAKVNEKKVHLEKKREHTTDLLKFLEEKHNTMSNYSLIDNLRDLTNLVSNTDSYIEEGDLSLRYKIGDISKGSLESMMGQTFDFDDINVTERDAFQYNDDEDNVLVIVQAINDDICFVNDGIDSKCTERINIKNKKREKCNINVGGMCVTDNGDLYATDSESNSIVRLSPSGSVTTVFSTDPLTPVGICQSTEGGLLVTLSDNESEPFQPETHSRRLVRHVKLTGDVIHEYEYQEDGQTRLFTVLVRVRQNGNTDICVVNWTRDTNSELVILFLSGSFKLVYRGKDTEKYFLYDVQCDSHSNIIACETLNSQIHLLSPDGEFLKYLMTETEVTHPVSMSLYKSTLWVCNAHGLLKVFQYKS, encoded by the coding sequence ATGGCGGCTAGTGATAGTAAACACGAACTTCAATCAGCTCGAGAACACATCCCAACGTGTGAGAAacacaattttacaattatagACATAACATGTGAGGACTGTGATGAGTTTATTTGTTCACAATGTGCCAAAACAGACCACAAGGATCACGACTGGAAAACTATACCCACAGCAGGAAGTCTAAGGAGGAGAGAACTCAAGAAAACTCTGTGTAAAATTAAGGAGAAAGATGTGAAAACGATGGATGAGAAGATACAGATGGCAACCAAGCTAATGGAGAACAATCAGAAATGTTGCGATTCTGAGATCTCTAAGCTTCAGAAACATTATGATGCGATTGTTTCAAAACTTGATGAAATCAAGAAGAATTTTGAGACTAAGTTGAGGgaaaatctaaaaacaaaaaatgctaaagtgaatgaaaaaaaagtacacTTAGAAAAGAAAAGAGAACATACCACTGATCTTCTTAAGTTCCTGGAAGAAAAACACAATACCATGTCTAATTATAGTTTGATAGACAACCTCAGAGACCTGACCAACCTCGTGTCTAACACAGACAGTTATATAGAGGAGGGAGATCTTTCATTGAGATATAAAATAGGAGACATTAGTAAAGGATCTCTGGAATCAATGATGGGACAAACGTTTGATTTCGATGACATTAATGTTACTGAGAGAGACGCGTTTCAATATAACGATGATGAAGATAATGTATTAGTTATTGTGCAAGCAATAAACGATGATATATGTTTTGTAAACGATGGTATTGATTCAAAATGCACTGAAcgaattaatataaaaaataagaagagAGAAAAATGCAATATAAATGTAGGTGGCATGTGTGTAACAGACAACGGTGATTTGTATGCTACTGATAGTGAGAGCAACTCCATTGTACGTTTGTCCCCATCAGGCTCAGTCACTACAGTATTCAGTACAGATCCACTGACACCAGTGGGAATCTGTCAATCAACAGAAGGAGGACTGCTGGTCACATTAAGTGATAATGAGTCAGAACCTTTTCAACCGGAAACACACAGCAGACGTCTGGTCAGACACGTGAAACTGACTGGTGATGTCATCCATGAGTACGAGTACCAGGAGGACGGTCAGACCAGGCTGTTCACTGTACTAGTCAGAGTCAGACAGAACGGTAACACTGATATCTGCGTAGTGAACTGGACAAGGGACACCAACAGTGAACTGGTGATACTATTTTTATCTGGGTCTTTCAAGTTAGTCTACCGTGGAAAGGACACGGAAAAGTATTTTCTATATGATGTCCAGTGTGACTCTCACAGCAACATCATTGCATGTGAGACACTTAACAGCCAAATTCATCTCTTGAGTCCTGATGGAGAGTTCTTGAAGTACTTAATGACAGAGACTGAGGTAACACACCCAGTGTCCATGTCTCTGTATAAATCCACACTGTGGGTTTGCAACGCACACGGACTTCTCAAAGTGTTTCAGTACAAAtcataa